GGCGCCCGCCGTGTAGCGGACCGCGCGTTCTGCTGATAGCTTCGTCGCGCCGGGAGAATGCGACGCCGTTTCTCGCGGCCCCCACCGTCCCCTTCCGTCCCATCATCACTGGAGTTCCCGGCATGTCACGAACGCATCGTGCGGGCGGCGCCGAGGCGCCCCGTCGCATTCCCCGGATCGCGAGTCGTGCACTGATCGCCTTGATCGTGGGCGGAGTGTTGGCGGTTCCGCAGCCTGCTGCCGCGCAGAGCGGCGGCCGCGCGGGGCGCGGCGGGCGCGGCACCGGCGCCGAGAGCGAGGGCGGGCCACGCGCCGCGCGGGCTGCGGCCGGGTTGCGCGACACCGCGATGGGCAATCCCGAGCGCGTGATCGCCATGACCGAGGTGCCGCCGGTGGTCACGCACCACACGATCACGGTGAACGGCCAGACCATCGCCTACACGGCGTACGCGGGCATGCTGCCCATTCGCAACACCACCACCGGCGTCACCGAAGGCGGGATCTTCTTCGAGGCGTACGTGAAGGACGGCCAGAACCCGTCCACCCGTCCGCTGTCGTTCATCTTCAACGGCGGGCCGGGCTCGTCGAGCGTGTGGCTGCATCTGGGCGCCTTCGGCCCCAAGCGCGTGCGCCTGGCGCCGGACGGCGAGTCGGGGCCGCCGCCGTACACGTACGAGGACAACCCGAACACGCTGCTCGACCAGACGGACATGGTGTTCATCGATCCAGTGGGCACCGGCTACAGCCGCGCCGCGTCGCCGCAGCTGGGCGAGAAGTTCTGGGGGCTCAACGAGGATCTGCAGACGGTGGGCGAGTTCGTCCGCCTGTATCTCACGCGCTACAACCGCTGGAGTTCGCCCAAGTTCCTCATGGGCGAGAGCTATGGCACCACGCGCGCCGCGGGTCTCTCGGGCACGCTCGCCGACGCCGGCATCGTGGTGAACGGCGTGGTGCTCATCAGCACCGTGCTCGACTTCGAGGCGTCGTCGCAGGCCAAGGGCAACGACATCGGGTTCGTGAACTTCATCCCGACGTACGCGGCCACGGCCTGGTACCACAAGAAGCTGGCGCCAGACCTGCAGGCGATGCCGGTGGCCAACGTGGCGGCGATGGCCGAGCAGTGGGCGTCGGGCGAGTACGCGTCGGCGCTGTACCAGGGCGCGCGGCTCCCGGCCGCCGACCGCCAGAAGGTGGTGGACGACATGGCGCGGCTCACCGGGCTCTCCAAGGACGTGATCGCGCGCAGCGACCTGCGCGTGCCGCTCAACGAGTTCGATCAGGAACTCATGCGCGACCAGGATCAGGTGGTGGGACGGCTGGACGGGCGGTTCACCGCGTACGCGCTCACCGGCACCGGTGGGCGGGGCGGCGGCGGCGTGGGCGATCCGAGCGAGGTCAACATCCGCAATTCCTTCACGCCGGTGCTCACCTCGTACCTGACCAACGAGCTCGACTACAAGATCGACGATCTCTACTACATCCTCGGCGGCGGCATCGGCCGCTGGCCCTTCCCCGTCACCAACGGCTACGCGAGCGTGACGCCCAACCTCGAGCGCGCCTTCGCCAAGAATCCGTGGATGAAGCTCTACGTGGCCGAAGGCTACTACGACGCGGCCACGCCGTACTACGCCGTGGAATGGACGCTGGCGCACCTCAATGTGTCGCCGGAAGTCCGCCGCAACGACATCACGGTGGGCCGGTTCACCGCCGGACACATGGTGTACATCGACCAGCCGTCCATGACGCGGTTCCGCGCCGATCTCACCAAGTTCATCGACTCGGCCGTGCGCCATTGACCGCCCACTTTCACGAGACGAGCCACAGATGACCACCGCGGAACTGATCGGCGGCGTGCTCGTGCGCGATCTGCACGGGCTGCGCCGCGAACTCGAAGCGTACGACGACGAAGCCGACATCTGGCGCCTCACCCCCGCCATTCCGAACTCGGCGGGAACGCTGACGCTCCACCTGGCCGGCAACCTGCGCCACTTCGTGGGCGCGCTCCTCGGCGGCACGGGCTACCTGCGCCATCGCGACGCCGAGTTCGCCACGCGCGATGTTCCGCGCGTTGAACTGTTGCGGGAGATCGATCTGGCGTGCGCCGAGATCGGCGCCGTGACGGCGCGGCTCACCGAGCCCGAGCTCGCGCAGACCTTCCCGCAGAGCGTGTCGGGCCACCAGGTGTCCACGGCCGACATGCTCATCCATCTCGCCACGCATCTCACCTTCCACCTTGGCCAGGTGGACTACCACCGCCGCCTGCTCGGCGGGAGCACCCGATCCATCGGCGCCGTGCCGCCGTCGGAACTGCGTTCGGCCACGCCGGCCGCGTGATCGCGCGCGGGGGCGCGCCATGACCGGGTTCGAGCCCGTCGATCCGGCGTTCGAGCAGCGGGTGCGCGACAGCTTCGCGCGCCAGAGCTTCATGGCCACGCTGGGCGCCTCGCTCGCGGTGGTGCGGCCCGGCGAGGTGGCCATCGAGTTGCCGTTCCGCCACGCGCTCACGCAACAGCACGGATTCCTGCACGCCGGCGTGGTGTCGTCGGTGGTGGACTCGGCGTGCGGCTACGCGGCGCTCACGCTGATGCCGCCCGGCGCCGCCGTGTTGAGCGTGGAGTTCAAGGTGAACATGCTGGCGCCCGCCGCCGGCCGTCGATTCGTGGCCGTGGGCCGCGTGCGCCGGGCCGGCCGCACGATCACCGTGTGTGAGGGGGAGCTGCGCGCCCACGACGGAGACGCCGCCGGCGAGGGCACCCTGGTGGCCCTCATGCAGGGCACGATGATGACCGTCCGCGACCGCCCCGGGCTCACCGACTGACCACGCCGCGCCGCGCGCCCGGCGGATGGGGTATCTTCCAGTAGCCACCCCGAGGAGCGCACGATGATCGCCGACGACGCCGAGACCCGATTGCCGCTCTCGATGAACGACGCCATGACGCTCGTGCGCTACGCGGTGAGCGTGGAGGCCGCGTCGGCGCGCGAGGCGGAGACCCACGAGAATACGGCCGCCATTCGCAAGCTGGCGCGTCGCATCCAGAACGAGGCCACCACCGGCGCCTCCGGCGCATATACCGCCGCCGACGTGGCGATGGTCCAAGCGGTGAGCGCGCAGCTCGGGCCCTCCGCGGAGCGCATCATCGCCGCGCTGCGCGCCCGCGTGGGATAGCCGCCCCCGAGGATTTTCCAAATCCCGGGCGGTGGGATAGGTTGGACGGGTGCCCCGCGCACCGATCCACCTTTCACCACGGGCTGTCCCATGAACTTGTCGGACCCGCTTCGCGAACTGCTCGGTTTCATCGGCCAGTATCTCTCCCTCGGCGTCATCGGCCTCCGGTATGGTGTGCTCGGGCGCGCGCTCGGTCGCCCCGACGCCGACGCGCCGCGCACCACGATCTTGACCATCGCCTCGCGGCGCGCCGCCGGCGTCGGGCTGGTGGGCATGCTGCTCGCCACGGGCCTGCTGGCGGCAGGGATCGCGCGCGTGATGGCGGAGCGCCACCTCGCGCTCGCCACCATCCTCACGGCGGGCCAGGGCGAGACGGGAGTGCGGCTCGTCCTCGCCGCGCTGGCCATCGTCGGCTTCCTGCTCGCGCTGGCGCGCGTGCCGGCCGGCTGGCCGCTGGCCGGATTCGCCACCGTGGCCGCGGCGCTGGTGAACATCCTCAGCCTGCACTGGCAGACGCTGGTGAATCCGGTGCACGTGCTCGCCGGCTCGCTCTGGATCGGCACGCTGTTCGTGCTGATGACGATCGCGGTGCCCGCGGTGCTGGGCAGCGATCAGACGCACGAGGACAAGGCGCTCACCATCGCCGATCTCATCAATGCCTTCTCGCCCCTGGCCCTGATCTCGGTGGCCGTGCTCGTGCTCTCGGGCGTGGTCACCGCCGTGCGCCACCTCAAGTTCGTGGCGGCGCTCTGGACCACCTCGTACGGCATCGCGCTGGTCGTCAAGCTGTGCGTGGTGGCGATCGTGCTCGCCCTGGGCGCCTGGAACTGGCGCCGCGTGCGGCCGTCGCTCGGCACGCACGCCGCGTCGGCCAAGATCCAGCGGTCGGCTCGCCTCGAACTCGCGTTCGCCGGCCTCGTGCTGCTCATCACGTCGGTGCTGGTGAGCCTCCCCAGCCCGCGGCTCCCCAAGTAGCGCGGGTCAGCGCGCGGGGGCCAACCGCACCCGCGCGTCCAGGGCCATGGCGCCGCCCCCCTGCGCCAACAACGGATTCACGTCCAGCTCGAGGATCTCCGGCTGGTCCAGCGCAAGCTGGGCCAGCCGCCGCAGGACATCGGCGATCGCCGCGAGATCGGCCGGCTCGGTGCCCCGCGCGCCGGTGAGGATGCCGAGTCCGCGGATGCCGCGCACCATCTCGTTGGCCGTGCGGCGGTCGAGCGGCGCGATCCGGAACACCACGTCGCGCAGCACCTCCACGAACACGCCGCCCAGCCCGAACATGACCAGCGGTCCGAACGTGGGATCGCGCACCACGCCGGCGATCGTCTCGTGGCCGCCCTGCACCAGGCGCTGCACGAGCACGCCGTCGACGCGCGCATTGGGCGCGTGCGACGCCACCGCCGCCATGATCTCGTCGAACGCGGCGCGGGCCTCGGCCGCCGACCGCACCCCGAGACGCACGCCGCCCACATCGCTCTTATGGATCACGTCGCGCGAGACGATCTTGAGCGCCACCGGAAAGCCGAGCGCGCACGCCGCTTCAGCCGCGGCGTCGGCCCCCGTGGCCAGCGTAGCCTGCGCCACCGGAATGCCGTACGCGGCCAGCACCTGCAGCGCGTCGAATTCGCTCAGGTGCTCACGCCCCTCGGCCAACGCGCGGCGCACGATGGCGGCCGCCGCGTCGCGATCCACGGGCAGCGCCACCGCCGGCTCCGGCTCCCGCGAGATCCAGTCCCGGTACCGATTGAGCGCCGCCAGCGCGCGGGCCGCCGATTCGGGAAACACGTACGCGGGAATCCCCGCCGCGTGCAGCTCGGCGCGCCCCTCCGGCAGTCCGCGGCGGCCCATGAGCACCGCCAGCACCGGCTTGTCGCGATTGGTGCGCGCCGCCTCGGCGATCGCCTGCGCCACCGCCTCCTGCTCCGAATTGAGCGGCGGAATGAAGATCGGCAGCACGGCGTCCACGGCAGGATCGGCCAGGAACGCGGTCACCGCGCGCCGGTAGCCGTCGGGCGTGGCCGACGCGATCATGTCCAGCGGATTGCGGATCGACGCCTCGGGCGGAAACAGCGGCCGCAGCGCGTCCACCGTCTGCGCGCTCAGCTCCACCACGTCGAGGCCGGCCGCGTCGAGCGCGTCGGCCGCCAGGATCCCCGGCCCGCCGGCGTTGGTGACGATGGCCGTGCGACGCGACCGCGGCAGCGCCGTCACGCCCAGCGCCATCGCGATGTCGAACAACTCCTCCACCGACGCCGCCCGCAGCACGCCGGCCTGCGCCAGCAGCGCGTCCACCGCCGTGTCGCTAGCCGCGAGCGCGCCGGTGTGCGACCACGCGGCCCGCGCGCCCGCCCGGGAGCGCCCCGACTTCACCACGACGATCGGCTTCTGCCGCGTGATCCGCGAGGCGATCTCCAGGAACTTTCGCGGATTCCCGAAATTCTCCACGTACATCAGGATCACGCGCACGTTGTCGTCATGCTCCCAGTGCTCGAGCAGATCGTTGCCGCTCACGTCGGCCTTGTTGCCCACCGACGCGAACTGCGCGATCCCGATGCCGTACTCGCGCGCGTAGTCCAGCACGCTCACTCCCAGCGCCCCCGACTGCGACACGAACGCGGCGTGGCCCGTGGGCGGCATGCCGGGCGCGAACGTGGCGTTCATCGAGATGCCGGGATGCGTGTTGATCACGCCCATGCAGTTGGGCCCCATCATGCGCATGCCGTGGCGGCGCACCTGGTCCACGAGCGCGCGCTCGAGCGCCGTTCCGTCGCCCCCCACCTCGCGGAATCCGGCCGAGATCACCACCAGCCCGCGCACGCCCATCGCGCCGCATTCGTCCGCCACCTCCAACACCGATTCCTTGGGCACGCAGATCACCGCCAGGTCGGGCGGCTCCGGAAGGTCCGACACCGAGGGCACCGCTCGCACGGAACACACGGCGCGCGCCTTGGCGTTCACCGGGTATACGGCGCCGGTGAACCCTTCGGTGATCAAATTGGTCAATAACTGGTGGCCGATCGTCCCCGGCGTCCGCGACGCCCCCACCACGGCGATGCTCCGGGGCGCGAGGATCGGCCCCAGCGACGGGGCCTGCGGCACCGGCGATTCAGGGGCCGGCGTCTGGCCCGCATTCGGGTTCTCGGTAACCGGCACATCTCCTCCATGGGGTTGCACGGATGGGCGCGTGGCAGGCAATGTGAGGAGAGTAGCCCACGGGCGCCGTCGGCGAAACGGCGGATCCCGTGTGGGCAATCCGACGACACCGCGCGGGAACAAAAGGGGCACGCGGCGCGTATGTTCAGAGCAGCGGTAACGCCGCGCTTTCTGCCCGCGGAGCGTATACTCTGACAGTGGCATCGACGAGCGCGAACGGGGTCGGGTGCGCCACCCGCACGCGTACGGCACTCTACCATTCATGACTGAAATCCGCGACGCGCTGCAACATACGCTGGGCCCCACGTACACCGTCGAGCGCGAACTCGGCGGCGGCGGCATGTCGCGTGTGTTCGTGGCCTTCGACCAGGCGTTGAGCCGGCGGGTTGCGGTCAAAGTCGTGTCGCCAGAGCTCGCGGCCGCCGTGTCGCTCGATCGGTTCACGCGCGAGATCCTCGTGGCCGCCACGCTGCAGAATCCCCACATCGTGGGCGTGCTCACGTCGGGCGAGGTGGACGGCCTGCCCTACTTCACGATGCCGTTCATCGAAGGCGAGTCGCTCCGCGCGCACATGATGCAGTCGGGGCCGATGCCGGTGCGCGAGGTGGTGACCATCCTCCGCGACGTGGCCCGCGCGCTGGCCTACGCGCACGAACGCGGCATCGTGCATCGCGACATCAAACCCGACAACGTGCTCCTCGCCTCGGGCTCGGCGATGGTCACGGATTTCGGCGTCGCCAAGGCCGTGCTCTCGGCCCAGCGCGCCGCCAGAGCGCCGGCGTCCAGCTTCCTCACGCAGGTGGGCACCACGGTGGGCACGCCGGCCTACATGGCGCCCGAGCAGATCGCCGCCGACCCCGACGTGGACGGCCGCGCCGACATCTACTCGCTGGGCGTGATGGCGTACGAGATGCTGGCCGGCGGCCCGCCGTTCGCCGCCCTCACGCCCCAGGCGCTCCTCGCCGCGCACTTCTCCCAGACGCCGCGCCCGCTCGGCGACATCCGGGCCGGGCTGCCCCCGCGGCTCGTGGCGTTGATCATGCAATGCCTGGAAAAGGACCGCGACCACCGCCCGCAAACGGCACGCGAGATCGTGAATGCCCTGGAGGATCCGAGCGTCGT
This genomic interval from Gemmatimonadaceae bacterium contains the following:
- a CDS encoding PaaI family thioesterase, whose product is MTGFEPVDPAFEQRVRDSFARQSFMATLGASLAVVRPGEVAIELPFRHALTQQHGFLHAGVVSSVVDSACGYAALTLMPPGAAVLSVEFKVNMLAPAAGRRFVAVGRVRRAGRTITVCEGELRAHDGDAAGEGTLVALMQGTMMTVRDRPGLTD
- a CDS encoding CopD family protein; the encoded protein is MNLSDPLRELLGFIGQYLSLGVIGLRYGVLGRALGRPDADAPRTTILTIASRRAAGVGLVGMLLATGLLAAGIARVMAERHLALATILTAGQGETGVRLVLAALAIVGFLLALARVPAGWPLAGFATVAAALVNILSLHWQTLVNPVHVLAGSLWIGTLFVLMTIAVPAVLGSDQTHEDKALTIADLINAFSPLALISVAVLVLSGVVTAVRHLKFVAALWTTSYGIALVVKLCVVAIVLALGAWNWRRVRPSLGTHAASAKIQRSARLELAFAGLVLLITSVLVSLPSPRLPK
- a CDS encoding DUF664 domain-containing protein, whose amino-acid sequence is MTTAELIGGVLVRDLHGLRRELEAYDDEADIWRLTPAIPNSAGTLTLHLAGNLRHFVGALLGGTGYLRHRDAEFATRDVPRVELLREIDLACAEIGAVTARLTEPELAQTFPQSVSGHQVSTADMLIHLATHLTFHLGQVDYHRRLLGGSTRSIGAVPPSELRSATPAA
- a CDS encoding acetate--CoA ligase family protein is translated as MPVTENPNAGQTPAPESPVPQAPSLGPILAPRSIAVVGASRTPGTIGHQLLTNLITEGFTGAVYPVNAKARAVCSVRAVPSVSDLPEPPDLAVICVPKESVLEVADECGAMGVRGLVVISAGFREVGGDGTALERALVDQVRRHGMRMMGPNCMGVINTHPGISMNATFAPGMPPTGHAAFVSQSGALGVSVLDYAREYGIGIAQFASVGNKADVSGNDLLEHWEHDDNVRVILMYVENFGNPRKFLEIASRITRQKPIVVVKSGRSRAGARAAWSHTGALAASDTAVDALLAQAGVLRAASVEELFDIAMALGVTALPRSRRTAIVTNAGGPGILAADALDAAGLDVVELSAQTVDALRPLFPPEASIRNPLDMIASATPDGYRRAVTAFLADPAVDAVLPIFIPPLNSEQEAVAQAIAEAARTNRDKPVLAVLMGRRGLPEGRAELHAAGIPAYVFPESAARALAALNRYRDWISREPEPAVALPVDRDAAAAIVRRALAEGREHLSEFDALQVLAAYGIPVAQATLATGADAAAEAACALGFPVALKIVSRDVIHKSDVGGVRLGVRSAAEARAAFDEIMAAVASHAPNARVDGVLVQRLVQGGHETIAGVVRDPTFGPLVMFGLGGVFVEVLRDVVFRIAPLDRRTANEMVRGIRGLGILTGARGTEPADLAAIADVLRRLAQLALDQPEILELDVNPLLAQGGGAMALDARVRLAPAR